One genomic region from Streptomyces sp. NBC_01431 encodes:
- a CDS encoding SDR family oxidoreductase — MASGDAPRLHCLVAGATGYIGGRLVPGLLAAGHHVRCLARSPEKLRDHPWAGDVEVVRGDVTDAASLTGAMRGIDVAYYLVHALGTGSGFEATDREASRAFAAQAHAAGVRRIVYLGGLVPADVPPHDLSPHLRSRAEVGEVFLQSPVPTTALRAAVIIGSGSASFEMLRYLTERLPVMVTPSWVSTRIQPIAVRDVLRYLVGSATMPDDVNRWFDIGGPDVLTYEAMMHRYARVAGLPHRLILRVPMLTPGLSSHWIGLVTPVPRGLARPLAESLRHEVVCHEHDIERYVPDPPGAPVGFDEALALALRRVREAQVTTRWSSASLSGAPSDPLPTDPAWAGGSLYTDRRELPTDASQQALWRVIEGIGGDNGWYSFPLAWSVRGWLDRLVGGVGLRRGRRDANRLRVGDSLDFWRVEEIEPGHLLRLRAEMRLPGLAWLEMYCEPGPNGRAVYRQRALFHPHGLLGHLYWWSVAPFHSVVFGGMARNITGAASRADELPDRDPGLPDRDASGP; from the coding sequence ATGGCAAGCGGAGACGCACCCCGGCTGCACTGCCTGGTGGCGGGCGCGACGGGTTACATCGGGGGTCGGCTGGTCCCCGGACTCCTCGCCGCCGGGCATCACGTGCGCTGCCTGGCACGATCGCCCGAGAAGCTCCGTGACCACCCGTGGGCCGGCGATGTCGAGGTGGTGCGCGGCGATGTGACCGACGCAGCGTCGCTCACCGGCGCGATGCGGGGGATCGATGTCGCGTACTACCTGGTCCACGCTCTGGGGACCGGCTCCGGCTTCGAGGCGACCGACCGCGAGGCATCCCGCGCCTTCGCCGCCCAGGCACACGCTGCGGGCGTCCGGCGCATCGTCTACCTCGGCGGTCTCGTGCCCGCGGACGTCCCACCGCACGACCTCTCCCCGCACCTGCGCTCGCGCGCCGAAGTCGGTGAGGTCTTTCTCCAGTCCCCCGTGCCAACGACGGCGTTGCGTGCGGCGGTCATCATCGGCTCCGGTTCGGCGTCCTTCGAGATGCTGCGCTACCTCACCGAGCGGCTTCCCGTCATGGTCACCCCGAGCTGGGTGAGCACCCGGATCCAGCCGATCGCGGTGCGCGATGTGCTGCGTTACCTGGTGGGCAGCGCCACGATGCCCGACGACGTCAACCGGTGGTTCGACATCGGAGGCCCCGACGTTCTCACCTACGAAGCGATGATGCACCGCTACGCCCGCGTCGCGGGGCTTCCCCACCGCCTGATCCTGCGCGTGCCGATGCTGACCCCTGGTCTGTCCAGTCACTGGATCGGCCTGGTCACGCCCGTACCACGCGGCCTGGCCCGCCCACTGGCCGAGTCGCTCCGCCACGAAGTCGTCTGCCACGAGCACGACATCGAGCGGTACGTGCCCGATCCGCCCGGCGCTCCGGTCGGCTTCGACGAGGCACTGGCCTTGGCTCTACGGCGGGTTCGCGAGGCCCAGGTCACCACCCGCTGGTCGTCCGCCTCCCTGTCCGGCGCCCCCAGCGACCCGCTGCCCACCGACCCGGCCTGGGCGGGCGGCAGCCTCTACACGGATCGCCGCGAACTGCCCACCGACGCCTCCCAGCAGGCACTGTGGCGGGTGATCGAGGGCATCGGCGGTGACAACGGCTGGTACTCCTTCCCACTCGCCTGGAGCGTGCGCGGCTGGCTCGACCGTCTGGTGGGCGGGGTGGGCCTGCGTCGTGGCCGCCGCGATGCGAACCGGCTGCGCGTGGGCGACTCGCTGGACTTCTGGCGAGTAGAAGAGATCGAGCCGGGTCATCTGCTGAGGCTGCGCGCCGAAATGCGGCTGCCGGGGCTGGCCTGGCTGGAGATGTACTGCGAGCCGGGCCCGAACGGCCGCGCCGTCTACCGCCAGCGCGCGCTGTTCCATCCGCACGGGCTCCTGGGGCACTTGTACTGGTGGAGCGTGGCGCCCTTCCACTCCGTGGTCTTCGGGGGCATGGCTCGCAACATCACCGGCGCCGCCTCGCGGGCCGACGAACTCCCGGACCGGGACCCCGGTCT
- the thpR gene encoding RNA 2',3'-cyclic phosphodiesterase, with protein sequence MNEHIQSATVRAFIALAPPDEAKEGLARELRSAYEAYPRMRWNRIEDWHITLAFLGELPVATIALLRPPLAELAGARRPVELALRGGGHFDERVLWTGIEGDLEGLHGLAAEVRGIVKDCGVAFEDRPLRPHLTLARARRDDPSSAVETAAGLAGFVGRRWRAERLHLVVSNFGRGPEPIRYRDLAAWHFDGEQHG encoded by the coding sequence GTGAACGAGCACATTCAGTCCGCGACCGTCCGCGCGTTCATCGCCCTCGCGCCGCCGGACGAGGCGAAGGAGGGGCTGGCGCGGGAACTGCGCTCTGCCTACGAGGCGTACCCGCGCATGCGGTGGAACCGCATCGAGGACTGGCACATCACCCTGGCGTTCCTCGGTGAGCTTCCGGTCGCGACCATCGCGCTGCTCCGCCCGCCACTCGCGGAGCTGGCCGGCGCCCGCCGTCCCGTCGAGCTGGCGCTGCGCGGTGGCGGGCACTTCGACGAGCGGGTGCTGTGGACCGGGATCGAGGGGGACCTCGAAGGGCTGCACGGGCTCGCCGCGGAAGTGCGCGGCATCGTCAAGGACTGCGGTGTGGCCTTCGAGGACCGGCCGCTGCGCCCCCATCTGACGCTGGCCCGCGCCCGCCGGGACGACCCCTCCTCGGCGGTGGAGACCGCCGCCGGGCTCGCCGGATTCGTCGGCCGCCGTTGGCGGGCCGAACGGCTGCACCTGGTCGTCAGCAATTTCGGCCGCGGACCCGAACCGATCCGCTACCGCGACCTGGCGGCCTGGCACTTCGACGGCGAACAGCACGGCTGA
- the argG gene encoding argininosuccinate synthase, with protein sequence MSKVLTSLPAGERVGIAFSGGLDTSVAVAWMRDKGAVPCTYTADIGQYDEPDIASVPGRAKTYGAEIARLVDCRAALVEEGLAALTCGAFHIRSGGRAYFNTTPLGRAVTGTLLVRAMLDDNVQIWGDGSTFKGNDIERFYRYGLLANPHLRIYKPWLDSDFVTELGGRKEMSEWLLAHGLPYRDSTEKAYSTDANIWGATHEAKTLEHLDTGVETVDPIMGVKFWDPSVEIATEDVTIGFDQGRPVTVNGKEFASPVDLVMEANAIGGRHGMGMSDQIENRIIEAKSRGIYEAPGMALLHAAYERLVNAIHNEDTLAQYHTEGRRLGRLMYEGRWLDPQALMIRESLQRWVGAAVTGEVTLRLRRGEDYSILDTTGPAFSYHPDKLSMERTEDSAFGPVDRIGQLTMRNLDIADSRAKLEQYVGLGLIGTGSPVVGASQAAATGLIGTMPEMPEGGAEAIASRGDVSDDDQMLDRAAMEFGTD encoded by the coding sequence ATGTCCAAGGTCCTCACCTCCCTGCCCGCCGGCGAGCGCGTCGGCATCGCCTTCTCCGGCGGTCTCGACACCTCCGTCGCCGTCGCCTGGATGCGCGACAAGGGTGCCGTCCCGTGCACCTACACGGCCGACATCGGCCAGTACGACGAGCCCGACATCGCCTCGGTGCCCGGCCGCGCCAAGACCTACGGTGCCGAGATCGCGCGCCTGGTCGACTGCCGTGCGGCGCTGGTCGAGGAGGGCCTTGCCGCGCTGACCTGCGGGGCGTTCCACATCCGCTCGGGTGGGCGCGCCTACTTCAACACCACGCCGCTCGGCCGCGCCGTCACGGGCACGCTCCTGGTCCGGGCGATGCTCGACGACAACGTGCAGATCTGGGGCGACGGCTCGACCTTCAAGGGCAACGACATCGAGCGGTTCTACCGCTACGGGCTGCTCGCCAACCCGCACCTGCGGATCTACAAGCCGTGGCTCGACTCGGACTTCGTGACCGAGCTCGGCGGCCGCAAGGAAATGTCCGAGTGGCTGCTCGCGCACGGCCTGCCCTACCGCGACAGCACGGAGAAGGCGTACTCCACCGACGCCAACATCTGGGGCGCCACCCACGAGGCCAAGACCCTGGAGCACCTCGACACGGGCGTCGAGACCGTCGACCCGATCATGGGCGTCAAGTTCTGGGACCCCTCGGTCGAGATCGCCACCGAAGACGTGACGATCGGCTTCGACCAGGGCCGCCCGGTGACGGTCAACGGCAAGGAGTTCGCCTCCCCCGTTGACCTCGTGATGGAGGCGAACGCCATCGGCGGCCGCCACGGCATGGGCATGTCGGACCAGATCGAGAACCGGATCATCGAGGCCAAGAGCCGCGGCATCTACGAGGCGCCCGGCATGGCCCTGCTGCACGCGGCATACGAGCGCCTCGTCAACGCGATCCACAACGAGGACACCCTCGCCCAGTACCACACCGAGGGCCGGCGCCTGGGCCGCCTCATGTACGAGGGCCGCTGGCTCGACCCGCAGGCCCTGATGATCCGGGAGTCGCTGCAGCGCTGGGTCGGCGCGGCCGTCACCGGCGAGGTCACGCTGCGGCTGCGGCGCGGTGAGGACTACTCGATCCTGGACACGACGGGACCGGCCTTCAGCTACCACCCCGACAAGCTGTCGATGGAGCGTACTGAGGACTCCGCGTTCGGGCCGGTGGACCGGATCGGCCAGCTCACCATGCGCAACCTCGACATCGCCGACTCGCGCGCCAAGCTGGAGCAGTACGTCGGCCTCGGTCTGATCGGCACCGGCAGCCCGGTCGTCGGCGCCTCGCAGGCGGCCGCGACCGGCCTGATCGGCACCATGCCGGAGATGCCCGAGGGCGGCGCCGAAGCCATCGCCTCCCGCGGCGACGTCTCCGACGACGACCAGATGCTGGACCGCGCCGCGATGGAGTTCGGCACGGACTGA
- the nadE gene encoding ammonia-dependent NAD(+) synthetase — MSEPASIALQQEIARELQVAETFEAEREIERRVAFLAERLTSSGLRSLVLGISGGVDSTTTGRLCQLAVERARAAGHEARFYAMRLPYGVQADEHDAQLALSFIQADHTLTVDIKPASDAALHASLSAGVSFRDAAHQDFVHGNIKARQRMIAQYAVAGAHSGLVVGTDHAAEAVSGFFTKFGDGAADLVPLTGLTKRRVRAVADALGAPAELVWKVPTADLETLDPGKADEDALGVTYDDIDDFLEGKPVGERAFETIVNRYRLTDHKRQLPVAP, encoded by the coding sequence GTGAGCGAGCCGGCGTCCATCGCCCTGCAGCAGGAGATCGCCCGGGAACTCCAGGTCGCCGAGACCTTCGAGGCCGAGCGGGAGATCGAGCGCCGGGTGGCGTTCCTCGCCGAGCGGCTGACCTCCAGCGGCCTGCGCTCCCTCGTGCTCGGTATCAGTGGCGGCGTCGACTCGACCACGACGGGCCGACTGTGCCAGCTCGCCGTCGAGCGGGCGCGGGCCGCCGGTCATGAGGCCCGCTTCTACGCGATGCGGCTGCCCTACGGGGTCCAGGCCGACGAGCACGACGCCCAGCTCGCGCTCTCCTTCATCCAGGCCGACCACACGCTGACCGTGGACATCAAGCCCGCGAGCGACGCCGCGCTTCACGCCTCCCTGAGCGCGGGAGTGAGCTTCCGGGACGCCGCCCACCAGGACTTCGTGCACGGCAACATCAAGGCCCGCCAGCGCATGATCGCCCAGTACGCGGTGGCCGGCGCGCACTCCGGTCTGGTCGTCGGCACCGATCACGCGGCCGAGGCGGTCTCCGGCTTCTTCACCAAGTTCGGCGACGGCGCTGCCGACCTGGTCCCGCTGACCGGCCTGACCAAGCGCCGGGTGCGCGCGGTGGCGGACGCGCTGGGTGCGCCCGCCGAGCTGGTGTGGAAGGTTCCGACGGCCGATCTGGAGACGCTCGACCCGGGAAAGGCCGACGAGGACGCGCTCGGGGTCACGTACGACGACATCGACGACTTCCTGGAGGGCAAGCCGGTGGGCGAGCGCGCCTTCGAAACCATCGTCAACCGCTACCGCCTCACCGACCACAAGCGTCAACTGCCCGTCGCCCCCTGA
- a CDS encoding GNAT family N-acetyltransferase, with product MPELQLLRPDHAPALLAFERENRDYFAASIPDRGEDYFARFDQRHLALLAEQEAGACYFHLLVGSAGDVLGRVNLVDVADGAAELGYRIAERAAGRGLATSAVREVCRLAAAGYGLTALRAATTLDNAASRAVLARTGFTVVGRTRLSGRPGLTYLRSLEDSAAGAC from the coding sequence GTGCCCGAGTTGCAGCTGCTTCGTCCGGACCACGCCCCGGCGCTCCTCGCCTTCGAGCGGGAGAACCGTGACTACTTCGCCGCGTCCATTCCTGACCGGGGCGAGGACTACTTCGCCCGGTTCGACCAGCGGCACCTTGCTCTGCTGGCCGAACAGGAGGCGGGGGCCTGCTACTTCCACCTGCTGGTCGGCTCTGCGGGCGACGTGCTGGGCCGGGTCAACCTGGTGGACGTGGCGGACGGCGCCGCCGAGCTCGGGTACCGGATCGCGGAGCGGGCCGCGGGCCGGGGGCTGGCCACCTCGGCCGTTCGGGAGGTGTGCCGCCTTGCCGCCGCCGGTTACGGCTTGACCGCCCTGCGGGCCGCCACCACGCTCGACAACGCGGCGTCCCGCGCAGTGCTGGCCCGTACGGGCTTCACCGTCGTCGGCCGGACGCGGCTCTCCGGCCGCCCCGGCCTGACGTACCTTCGCAGCCTTGAGGACTCCGCCGCCGGTGCCTGCTGA
- a CDS encoding cryptochrome/photolyase family protein: MTVSVVLFTSDLRLHDNPVLVAALRESARIVPLFVYDDGVRTAGFDAPNRRAFLADCLADLAAGLRARGGHLVLRAGDVVEQVCAVAAAAGAGRVHVAAGVTHYAARREARLRAALERAGRTLTVHDAVVTALAPGAVTPAGGDHYAVFTPYLKRWSQAGVRDLVAAPRTVRVAEVASDPLRPRTANGGHSPGLAEGGETAGRRQLRKWLSTGVAGYEDGHDDLAGDATSRLSPFLHFGALSAAEVVHLARREGSPGALAFVRQLAWRDFHHQVLAARPDAAHEDYRARGDRWRTDEREIAAWREGRTGYPLVDAAMRQLAHEGWMHNRGRMLVASFLTKTLHVDWRVGARHFLDLLVDGDIANNQLNWQWAAGTGTDTRPNRVLNPVVQGKRFDPHGAYVRHWVPELAGVEGRFIHEPWKLQDTDRAPTGYPLPIVDLAEARTRFEQARTM, encoded by the coding sequence GTGACCGTGTCCGTAGTGCTGTTCACATCCGATCTGCGCCTGCACGACAATCCGGTGCTCGTTGCCGCTCTGCGCGAGTCGGCGCGGATCGTGCCGTTGTTCGTGTACGACGACGGGGTACGCACAGCCGGGTTCGACGCGCCCAACCGGAGGGCGTTCCTGGCCGACTGCCTGGCCGATCTGGCTGCCGGGCTACGAGCGCGCGGAGGGCATCTGGTCCTGCGCGCCGGTGATGTGGTGGAGCAGGTCTGCGCGGTCGCGGCTGCCGCGGGTGCGGGCCGGGTGCACGTCGCAGCCGGAGTCACCCACTACGCCGCGCGGCGTGAGGCGCGTCTTCGGGCGGCCCTGGAACGGGCGGGCCGCACCCTGACGGTGCACGACGCGGTCGTGACCGCGCTGGCGCCGGGCGCCGTCACCCCCGCCGGCGGTGACCACTACGCGGTGTTCACCCCGTACTTGAAGCGCTGGAGCCAAGCAGGCGTACGGGACCTGGTGGCAGCCCCCCGCACGGTCAGGGTCGCCGAGGTCGCCTCGGATCCGCTGCGGCCCCGCACGGCAAACGGCGGCCACTCCCCCGGTCTCGCCGAGGGAGGTGAGACGGCGGGGCGGCGGCAACTGCGGAAATGGCTGTCCACCGGCGTCGCCGGGTACGAAGACGGGCACGACGACCTCGCGGGCGACGCCACCTCGCGCCTCTCCCCCTTCCTGCACTTCGGGGCGTTGTCCGCCGCCGAGGTCGTCCACCTGGCCCGGCGCGAAGGCTCGCCCGGCGCGCTGGCGTTCGTACGGCAGTTGGCCTGGCGGGACTTCCACCACCAGGTCCTGGCGGCCCGCCCGGACGCGGCACACGAGGACTACCGTGCCCGCGGCGACCGGTGGCGTACCGACGAGCGGGAGATCGCCGCCTGGCGCGAGGGCCGCACCGGATACCCGTTGGTGGACGCGGCCATGCGCCAGCTCGCCCACGAGGGCTGGATGCACAACCGGGGCCGGATGCTGGTGGCGAGCTTCCTCACGAAGACCCTCCACGTCGACTGGCGGGTGGGCGCCCGCCACTTCCTGGACCTGCTGGTCGACGGGGACATCGCCAACAACCAGCTCAACTGGCAGTGGGCGGCGGGCACGGGCACCGACACCCGGCCCAACCGCGTCCTCAACCCGGTCGTCCAGGGCAAACGCTTCGACCCGCACGGCGCGTACGTGCGGCACTGGGTGCCCGAACTCGCCGGTGTGGAGGGCCGGTTCATCCACGAGCCCTGGAAACTCCAGGACACGGATCGCGCCCCGACCGGCTACCCCCTCCCGATCGTCGATCTGGCCGAGGCCCGCACCCGCTTCGAGCAGGCCCGCACCATGTGA
- a CDS encoding MFS transporter codes for MDGDLRGWRQCLLGGAVFAVCMVGTTLPTPLYGLYQEKFGFSELTVTLVYSVYAFGVIGVLLLAGNASDTVGRRPVLLAGLGFAAASAICFLCATGLGWLYAGRLMSGLSAGLFTGAASAYVMDLAPRGGAARATFVATAVNMGGLGCGPLLAGVLAQYARWPLYLPFAVYLALVVGSAAVLLGLPETVREPQPLSAVRPQRPGLPKRVRAVFVPAAIASFAGFALFGVFTSVSPAFLAESLGVHNHAVGGLVVALAFFASTAGQLAVGRVGVGRSLPLGCAVLLAGLALLAGALRWDLLVLMVLSAVVGGAGQGLAFRAALSAVAEVSAADQRAAVISTLFVVAYAGISVPVIGVGVLTGPLGLEGAGLVFIACMTLLATTAAGYLLRRPLQAST; via the coding sequence ATGGACGGTGATCTCCGAGGGTGGCGTCAGTGTTTGCTCGGCGGCGCGGTGTTCGCGGTGTGCATGGTGGGCACCACGCTGCCGACTCCCCTTTACGGCCTCTATCAGGAGAAGTTCGGTTTCTCCGAGCTGACGGTCACCCTCGTGTACTCCGTGTACGCCTTCGGCGTCATCGGCGTGCTCCTGCTGGCGGGCAACGCGTCGGACACCGTGGGCAGGCGTCCGGTGCTGCTGGCGGGCCTGGGGTTCGCAGCAGCGAGCGCCATCTGCTTCCTCTGCGCCACCGGTCTCGGCTGGCTGTACGCGGGGCGGCTGATGTCGGGGCTGTCCGCCGGTCTGTTCACCGGGGCCGCGAGCGCGTACGTGATGGACCTGGCGCCGCGCGGTGGCGCCGCGCGGGCGACGTTCGTGGCGACGGCCGTCAACATGGGCGGCCTGGGCTGCGGCCCGCTGCTCGCCGGAGTGCTCGCGCAGTATGCCCGTTGGCCCCTGTACCTGCCGTTCGCCGTGTACCTCGCCCTGGTCGTCGGCTCGGCCGCTGTCCTGCTGGGGCTCCCGGAGACGGTACGGGAGCCCCAGCCGCTGAGCGCCGTACGGCCGCAGCGGCCCGGTCTGCCCAAGCGGGTACGGGCGGTGTTCGTGCCCGCGGCCATCGCGTCGTTCGCGGGGTTCGCCCTGTTCGGGGTGTTCACCTCCGTCAGCCCGGCCTTCCTCGCGGAGTCCCTGGGCGTGCACAACCATGCCGTCGGCGGGCTGGTGGTCGCGCTGGCCTTCTTCGCGTCGACCGCCGGGCAACTGGCCGTCGGCAGGGTCGGCGTGGGACGGTCGCTGCCGCTGGGCTGTGCGGTCCTCCTCGCCGGGCTGGCCCTGCTCGCGGGCGCGCTCCGGTGGGACCTGCTGGTGCTGATGGTGCTGAGCGCCGTCGTCGGCGGCGCCGGGCAGGGGCTGGCGTTTCGCGCGGCGCTCTCAGCGGTCGCCGAGGTGTCGGCCGCGGACCAGCGCGCGGCGGTGATCTCCACGCTGTTCGTGGTGGCCTATGCGGGCATCTCGGTGCCCGTGATCGGCGTCGGCGTCCTGACGGGCCCCCTCGGTCTGGAAGGCGCGGGGCTGGTGTTCATCGCGTGCATGACCCTCCTGGCCACAACCGCGGCCGGGTATCTGCTCCGGCGGCCGTTGCAGGCGAGTACGTGA
- a CDS encoding RidA family protein, which translates to MTAKITRFNPDQLHETPGYHHITVVEAGRTAYLAGQCPLDQCGSLVGPGALETQVDQVVANALAALAAVNAQPQHVVRSVIYVRSDDREDLGIAWSRLTASVLGPAFTSASTLLGVAQLGFAGQLVEVDLTVALPD; encoded by the coding sequence ATGACTGCGAAGATCACCCGCTTCAACCCCGACCAGTTACATGAGACGCCGGGCTATCACCACATCACCGTTGTGGAAGCCGGCCGAACGGCTTACCTGGCAGGGCAGTGCCCGCTCGATCAGTGTGGCTCCCTCGTTGGTCCGGGCGCCCTCGAGACGCAAGTCGACCAGGTCGTCGCGAACGCACTCGCCGCCCTCGCGGCAGTGAATGCCCAGCCACAGCACGTGGTGCGTTCAGTGATCTACGTGCGGAGCGACGACAGGGAGGACCTGGGCATCGCCTGGAGCCGGCTTACCGCTTCCGTCCTCGGACCGGCGTTCACGTCCGCCAGCACGCTCTTGGGGGTTGCGCAGTTGGGCTTCGCCGGGCAGCTGGTCGAGGTGGACCTCACGGTCGCGCTGCCCGACTGA
- a CDS encoding ferredoxin, giving the protein MKPMEGTVKVSADRTVCIGAGLCALTAPEVFNQDDDGLVELLMPDPGADRQAAARRAVGLCPSGAVRITE; this is encoded by the coding sequence ATGAAGCCGATGGAAGGCACCGTCAAGGTGTCCGCCGACCGGACCGTCTGCATCGGCGCCGGTCTGTGCGCGCTGACCGCCCCCGAGGTCTTCAACCAGGACGACGACGGCCTCGTCGAGCTGCTCATGCCCGATCCCGGCGCCGACCGTCAAGCCGCCGCCCGCCGAGCGGTCGGCCTCTGCCCGTCCGGCGCGGTCCGGATCACCGAATAA
- a CDS encoding cytochrome P450: protein MTEAAATLQTHDAPAFPADRTCPYQLPEAYSRLRDEPGALHPVTLYDGRRAWVVTGHQTARSLLADPRLSSDRTDAAFPATSPRFQAFRQQRPAFISMDPPEHGPRRRMLISEFTVKRIKGMRKDIERIVHGFIDDMLRAGPPADLVSQFALPVPSMVICQLLGVPYADHDFFQDASKRLVQATDVAGAVAARDDLRAYLDTLITRLEAEPGPGLLGTLVTEQLASGGIDREELISTALLLLVAGHETTASMTSLSVITLLEHPEQHAALRADPGLVPGAVEELLRYLAIADIAGGRIATADIEIDGHLIRAGEGVIVTNSIANRDGSVFRDPDTFDVHRSARHHIAFGFGVHQCLGQNLARLELEVIIATLFDRIPTLRLAVPVDRLTLRPGTTIQGVNELPVTW from the coding sequence ATGACCGAGGCTGCCGCAACACTCCAGACGCACGACGCTCCCGCCTTCCCGGCCGACCGCACCTGCCCCTACCAGCTTCCCGAGGCGTACAGCCGGCTGCGGGACGAGCCCGGCGCACTGCATCCCGTGACCCTCTACGACGGCCGGCGGGCCTGGGTGGTGACGGGACACCAGACGGCGCGCTCGTTACTCGCCGACCCCAGGCTGTCCTCCGACCGCACCGATGCCGCCTTCCCCGCCACATCGCCCCGCTTCCAGGCCTTCCGGCAGCAGCGTCCGGCGTTCATCAGCATGGACCCGCCCGAACACGGCCCCCGGCGGCGGATGTTGATCAGCGAGTTCACGGTGAAGCGCATCAAGGGGATGCGCAAGGACATCGAGCGCATCGTGCACGGCTTCATCGACGACATGCTCCGTGCCGGACCGCCCGCGGACCTGGTGAGTCAGTTCGCGCTGCCCGTCCCGTCCATGGTGATCTGCCAACTCCTGGGCGTGCCGTACGCCGACCACGACTTCTTCCAGGACGCGAGCAAGCGGCTGGTCCAGGCGACCGACGTGGCGGGCGCGGTGGCCGCGCGCGACGACCTCCGGGCCTACCTGGACACCCTGATCACCCGACTGGAGGCCGAGCCCGGCCCCGGACTGCTGGGCACACTGGTCACAGAGCAGCTGGCGAGCGGCGGCATCGACCGCGAGGAACTCATCTCGACCGCCCTCCTGCTTCTCGTCGCGGGACACGAGACGACGGCCTCGATGACCTCGCTCAGCGTCATCACGCTGCTGGAACACCCCGAGCAGCACGCGGCTCTGCGCGCCGATCCGGGCCTGGTCCCCGGGGCAGTCGAGGAACTGCTGCGCTATCTCGCCATCGCCGACATCGCCGGTGGGCGGATCGCCACGGCCGACATCGAGATCGACGGCCACCTCATCCGCGCGGGCGAGGGCGTGATCGTCACCAACTCCATTGCCAACCGGGACGGTTCGGTCTTCCGGGATCCGGACACCTTCGATGTGCACCGTTCGGCCCGCCACCACATCGCCTTCGGCTTCGGCGTCCACCAGTGCCTCGGCCAGAACCTGGCCCGCCTGGAACTCGAAGTCATCATCGCCACGCTCTTCGACCGCATCCCGACGCTGCGCCTGGCCGTCCCGGTCGACCGGCTGACACTGCGCCCCGGTACGACGATCCAAGGCGTCAACGAACTCCCGGTCACCTGGTGA
- a CDS encoding TetR/AcrR family transcriptional regulator, with protein MSSNAEGAAEPAADHRKGPRRRGGELEIAILAATLDELTEVGYPALTMDRVAARARTGKAAVYRRWSSRAELVVDACKLRGFADVSIPDTGTLRTDVIALLRQMSAKMDSPLGGILRGLLAEMARDAELAGLIREHIHKAGPQTIQTILERAVERGEVQAWVLGSRRASVATDLLRNEFLLFGAPVDDEVITEIVDDVYLPLVLNPTPNPPGG; from the coding sequence GTGTCATCGAACGCCGAGGGAGCCGCCGAACCGGCCGCTGACCACCGCAAAGGTCCCCGGCGCCGGGGCGGGGAACTGGAAATCGCCATCTTGGCGGCCACGCTGGATGAACTCACCGAGGTGGGGTACCCCGCGCTGACGATGGACCGCGTCGCCGCTCGGGCCCGTACCGGCAAGGCCGCCGTCTACCGCCGCTGGTCCAGCCGGGCCGAACTGGTCGTGGACGCCTGCAAGTTGCGTGGCTTCGCCGATGTCTCCATCCCCGACACCGGCACCCTGCGCACCGATGTGATCGCCCTGCTGCGGCAGATGTCCGCCAAGATGGACAGCCCCCTCGGCGGTATCCTGCGCGGGCTCCTCGCCGAGATGGCGCGCGACGCCGAGCTCGCCGGGCTGATCCGGGAGCACATCCACAAGGCCGGGCCGCAGACGATCCAGACCATCCTGGAACGCGCCGTCGAGCGCGGTGAGGTCCAGGCATGGGTCCTCGGCTCCCGAAGAGCCAGCGTGGCGACCGATCTGCTGCGCAACGAGTTCCTGCTGTTCGGCGCCCCCGTCGACGACGAGGTCATCACGGAAATCGTCGACGACGTGTACCTGCCCCTAGTCCTGAACCCGACGCCGAACCCACCGGGCGGGTAG
- a CDS encoding mycothiol transferase, with protein sequence MNTAEVLADAFGRVQEEVHAVVDGLSPEELAHRPSDTANSIGWLVWHLTRVQDDHVADAAGLDQVWTAQGWADRFQLPLGDEETGYGHTAKQVASVRGISADQLRGYHDAVHEQTVSFVRGLDEAALDRVVDERWTPHVTLGVRLISFLSDDLQHVGQAAYVRGLLQERR encoded by the coding sequence ATGAACACTGCAGAGGTTTTGGCGGACGCGTTCGGGCGCGTCCAGGAGGAAGTGCACGCCGTGGTCGACGGTCTCTCGCCCGAGGAGCTCGCTCACCGGCCGAGCGACACGGCGAATTCGATCGGCTGGCTGGTCTGGCACCTCACTCGCGTCCAGGACGACCATGTCGCCGACGCCGCCGGCCTGGACCAGGTGTGGACCGCCCAGGGGTGGGCCGACCGGTTCCAACTGCCGCTCGGCGACGAGGAGACCGGGTACGGGCACACGGCCAAGCAGGTGGCATCGGTTCGTGGCATCTCCGCCGACCAGTTGCGCGGTTACCACGACGCCGTCCACGAGCAGACCGTGTCCTTCGTGCGCGGACTCGACGAGGCGGCGCTCGACCGCGTCGTGGACGAGCGATGGACGCCGCACGTCACCCTCGGCGTCCGGCTGATCAGCTTCCTCTCCGATGACCTCCAGCACGTCGGTCAGGCCGCGTATGTCCGGGGACTGCTGCAGGAACGACGCTGA